Proteins from a genomic interval of Oncorhynchus clarkii lewisi isolate Uvic-CL-2024 chromosome 13, UVic_Ocla_1.0, whole genome shotgun sequence:
- the LOC139364966 gene encoding transmembrane protein 220 encodes MNEPSEVKCTKTNFSLIIWRVCNVCMSLFFALASYVQINDPDAVLWMVAYAIPANLCLLIAIKPHVTETLLWRRIAKLHVLISTAVVSMMGWTLYKKHITNIFQQEEGREFSGLMLILVWLLLCQHSGSSIGALRLSVAVAITIFPFVAWLYYYINKELRTSWPPHCKTAL; translated from the exons ATGAACGAACCTAGTGAAGTTAAGTGCACAAAAACGAACTTTTCTCTGATCATTTGGAGAGTTTGCAATGTATGCATGTCATTGTTCTTTGCTCTAGCAAGTTATGTGCAG ATTAACGATCCGGATGCAGTGTTATGGATG GTTGCCTATGCTATTCCAGCAAATCTGTGTTTATTGATTGCCATTAAACCACATGTAACAG AGACACTACTTTGGAGGAGAATTGCTAAACTTCATGTGCTTATTTCGACTGCTGTTGTTTCCATGATGGGATGGACTCTGTATAAAAAGCACATCACAAATATCTTCCAGCAAGAGGAGGGAAG GGAATTCTCTGGTCTCATGTTGATACTTGTCTGGCTTCTCCTGTGTCAACACTCTGGAAG TTCTATTGGGGCTCTCAGACTGTCTGTTGCTGTTGCCATCACAATCTTCCCCTTTGTGGCCTGGCTGTACTACTACATTAACAAGGAGCTGAGGACCAGCTGGCCCCCGCATTGTAAAACTGCACTGTAG
- the LOC139424015 gene encoding protein SCO1 homolog, mitochondrial-like, with product MAVGLISYQTLSCRLLNRMISHQSVSTICNFTRALSRRTSSPYTDLSPRTVHRLVNLCGSWTCRTSQWLSFYDSRSFSSLPPPPPSGDKTKKTGPVTWKSLAITFAFGGVLLAGMKYFKKEKEELIERERTKSMGKPALGGPFSLVDQNNKPCKSEDFLSQWVLIYFGFTHCPDICPDEIEKMIEVVDEIDRIQSLPNLTPILITIDPDRDTPEAMGTYVKEFSPKLIGLTGTMAQIDQVSRAYRVYYSQGPKDEDNDYIVDHTIIMYLVGPDGEFKEYFGQNKRSAEISSSIASHMRKYKKGN from the exons ATGGCAGTGGGCCTAATATCGTATCAGACGTTGAGTTGTCGATTGTTAAACCGTATGATTTCGCACCAAAGCGTTAGCACAATCTGCAACTTTACACGCGCTTTATCGAGAAGGACTAGCTCTCCGTACACAGATCTCTCACCACGGACAGTCCACCGTCTG GTAAATCTATGCGGGAGTTGGACGTGCCGGACATCACAGTGGTTGTCTTTTTACGACTCAAGATCGTTCTCGTCTTTACCTCCACCGCCCCCTTCTGGTGATAAAACCAAAAAGACAGGA CCAGTGACTTGGAAATCATTAGCAATAACATTTGCATTCGGGGGTGTTCTCCTTGCCGGAATGAAATATTTCAAGAAGGAAAAAGAAGAAT TGATTGAAAGAGAAAGGACAAAGTCAATGGGGAAACCAGCACTTGGAGGTCCATTCTCTCTTGTGGATCAGAATAATAAACCCTGTAAAAGTGAGGATTTCCTCAGCCAGTGGGTCCTTATCTACTTTGGGTTTACACACTGCCCTGACATCTGTCCTGATGAAATCGAAAAAATGATTGAGGTGGTCGATGAAATAG ACAGGATACAGTCTCTTCCAAACCTGACCCCCATCCTCATCACCATTGATCCTGACAGGGACACACCTGAGGCCATGGGGACATATGTGAAAG AGTTCTCCCCTAAGCTCATTGGCCTGACTGGGACAATGGCCCAAATTGACCAGGTCTCTCGAGCCTACAGAGTCTACTACAGCCAGGGACCAAAGGATGAAGACAACGACTACATT GTTGATCACACAATCATCATGTACCTGGTTGGTCCGGACGGAGAGTTCAAAGAGTATTTTGGACAGAACAAGAGGAGCGCTGAGATCTCCTCTTCCATTGCATCACACATGAGGAAGTACAAGAAGGGGAATTAA